From the genome of Proteus vulgaris, one region includes:
- a CDS encoding agmatine deiminase family protein → MVDKLGVMPDEGELQQLAFIAFGAQRTIWGKITEDVQIALGNIAQAIAKYQPVVIFCRESELDIADAHVDFYARFVRPGIVVANLDNDPDSYDYDVTRNNIEILQNSTDANGRKLQIHTMEPPLYPRESIFSKNNPDFAAGYINYFVINDAVIAPEFGDEEADNKAQKMLTELYPTRDIVMLNIDAIAAGGGGNHCVTHQLPSFKSI, encoded by the coding sequence ATGGTTGATAAACTAGGAGTAATGCCTGATGAAGGTGAATTACAACAATTGGCCTTTATAGCCTTTGGAGCACAACGGACTATATGGGGAAAGATAACTGAAGATGTACAAATTGCATTGGGAAACATTGCCCAAGCTATTGCAAAATATCAACCTGTAGTTATTTTCTGCCGTGAAAGTGAGCTAGATATTGCTGATGCACATGTAGATTTTTATGCTCGCTTTGTGAGGCCGGGTATTGTGGTCGCAAATTTAGATAATGATCCAGATTCGTACGATTATGATGTAACAAGAAACAATATAGAAATATTACAGAATTCTACTGATGCAAATGGAAGAAAACTACAAATCCATACAATGGAACCACCTTTATATCCTAGAGAGAGTATTTTCAGTAAAAACAATCCTGATTTTGCAGCTGGGTACATAAATTATTTCGTCATTAATGATGCTGTCATTGCTCCTGAATTTGGTGATGAGGAAGCAGATAATAAAGCCCAAAAAATGTTAACTGAATTATATCCAACCCGTGATATTGTCATGTTAAATATCGATGCTATCGCAGCTGGAGGTGGAGGAAACCATTGTGTTACACATCAGTTACCTTCTTTTAAGTCTATATAA